GCGTGTTCAAGCATGGTCGTTCTCGTGGAAAGTTTGTCGGCATCGGCCGCGTATTCCGGGGGCGAGCACTCTAACGCAGGTCGTTACAGGCACGCCAGCCTGCACCCGGCGATCGCGCGCGCTTCGTTCCTGCGAAGGGTCAAGATGTACACGAAGGCCCGGGCGGGGACGCTCGGGGGGGCGCTGCACCGGCCGGAGCGTTGCGCACCGCTGGCGAGTTTGCTCAGTGCAGTACTTGCACGCGCCGGCGGGCGATGCCCACCACAAAGTCACCTTCACCCAGGCGGCTGATGCCCAGGGTGATCGGAGTGCCCTCCTGCCCGCGGATAAGCTCGATGACCTGGTTGAGGCTCAGGCGCTGGGTGGACCTCCCGTCGACCGAGGTGATGCGGTCGCCGGGCATCAGTCCGGCCTCCTCGGCCGAGGAGCCGGGCATGACGCTGCTGATGATGATGTGGCGCCGCTCGCGGTGCAGGCTGGTGCCGATACCATAGAAGGCCAGCGCCGGCTCCAATTCATCGGTGGGGGTGAGCACGATGTCGTGGATGAGCTCCTCTCCGCTCTCCAGCTCCAGGCCAGCCACCAGCTCGGTACCATAGCCGCGGGCTCGCACGCGCAGCGTGACGCGGCCCGGGGGAAGCTCCGCCAGCGCGAAGCGCCCCGAGGGGTTGGCGATTGTGGAGCGAGGGGCCAAAACAGTGGAGCTCTCCAGAAGCAAAAGCTCGGCCGCGGGCACCGGCGCATCGGTGATGGCGTCGCGTACCACGCCGGCGACGGAGGCGCCCTCGTGGAGCTGGAGGTTCACCCGGGGCGTGGTGCGTCCGATGCGGACCTCCAGCAGCTCGGAGGTGGCCGAGGCCAGCCCCGGGGCCGAGGCCTTCAGGGTGTAGAACCCCGGGGCCAGAGGGCCGATGGTGAAGCGTCCCGCGGCGTCGTTGACCTCCACCGGCGCGATATTCCGCGCGTTGAAGGGATGGGGCGGGGGCACCTCCATCTCGGCGATGGCGATGGTGTACGAGGTTAAGGGGCGGCCCCGTGGGCCCAAAACCGTGCCGCTAAACTCGCCGCCGGGGCGCAGCTCCAGGACGACGGCCTGGCCGAGACGGGCGCGCTTCTCAAAGGAGGCGGTGTACTGGCTGGCGGTCGCCCGCAGGGTAAAGGTCTCGTCGGGAGCGTCAGGCCACATGAAGACGCCGTTGCGATCAGCCTGCAGGCTCCGGGAGTCCCGGGCGTAGGTCGCGATCACAAACCCGCTCTGCGGCTGGCCCTCGGGGTTGAGCACGCGCCCGAAGAGGCCCTGACCGCGCTCCAGCACCACCTCCTGGTCGGCCATCGCGCGGGCCTCCACATCGAAGGGGCCCACCGTGTCTGGGAAGTGTCCCCGGGCCGAGGCGCTGAGCGTGTACGCCCCGGGCTCTAGCCCCTCGAAGCGAAAGCTCCCGTCGCTCTGGGAGCGCCCCTGCCGGGAGCCTCCGGGGCCCACAAGGGTGAGCTCGGCCACCAGGGGATCGCCCTGGTCGGTGCGCACCCCTCCGCGGAGGCCGGTGATCGGGCGGAGCTCGATCTGCAGGTCGGTCACCGACTCGCCAGGGCTCAGGGTGAGCGTCTGGCTCTCGGCATAAGGGACGTCGGTCAGCGCGGTCTCCACGCTGATCGTAAGTTCCCCGGCGGCCACCCGGGGGAGCTCAAAGTGCCCCCGGGCATGGGTCTGCGTCAGGTTGGAGAACGTATGCGGCGGCAGCTCCTCGCCGCGGAGCCCGCGGGCCCCGGTGTAGACCAGCCCGATGTCGGCACCGACCACCGGCTGTCCCTCCAGGGTGACGCGGCCGGCCAGCCGGGCCGGGCGGTGCATCACGAGCTCCAGCTCTGCGCTCTGATCGTGTGCGGCCAGCGGCACGGCCCCCAGCGTCCCGACGCCGCCCCGCACATACTTCGGGTGGGTCAGGTCCAGAGTTGTGGCGTCGGCCTCCCGGCGAGCCAGCGCAAAGCGCCCCTGCGCATCGCTCGTCGCCCGCTGCGTGCCGGCCTCCACGGTCGCCCCGGCCAGGGGGCGACCCTCGTCGGTGAGCACGCGCCCGCGCAGCGCGGCGCGCTCGGTCTGGGCGCGTGGCGGTGCCTGCTCGGCGTCGGGCCCGAGCGCGCGCAGCATAAGCGCGCCCAGGACCAGCGCCCCCAGGACCAGCACGATGCCTGCCAGGTACCGCTTCTTCGGTGAGGTTGATGTCATGTGCTCCCGTCTCCACAGGGGGGCCGGCGGTGGGGCGTCACCGCCCGCGCCCTTTGCGCGGGGAGTGTATCAAGGAGATGGCGAGGAGCAACGTTGCTGCGGACCTCTTGGCCTCCCTGGATTCAGGCAGAGACATCGAGAGCTAAGGGGTCTGAGTGGCGGGACTTAGCCGTCGAGAAGCGCAGGTAAGCGCGCTGAGTGGGCGATGTGGGTATCGAGAAGCGCAGGTAAACGTGCTGAGTGGCAGGACTTAGCCGTCGAGAAGCGCAGGTAAGCGCGCTGAGTGGGCGATGTGGGTATCGAGAAGCGCAGGTAAGGGGGCTTGAGTGGGCGATGTGGGTATCGAGAAGCGCAGGTAAGCGTGCTGAGTGGCAGGACTTGGACGTCGAGAAGGGCCGCTAAGCGCGCTGAGTGGGCGATGTGGGTATCGAGAAGCGCAGGTAAGCGCGCTGAGTGGCAGGACTTGGACGTCGAGAAGGGCCGCTAAGCACGCTGAGTGGGCGATGTGGGTATCGAGAAGCGCAGGTAAGCGCGCTGAGTGGGCGATGCGTCGGCTCCACCGGGGCGAAACCCGCGTTCCGACCTCCCCTGCGCCTCACCTGGACCGGCGTGCCGTTATGACGTAGGCCAACCCGTTCAGGACCTCGGGGAAGATGACCTGCTCGCTGGTGCCGTCAGCCGTAAGCACCTGAGCCCGGGTCCCCTCGGGGGCGCGTGCATACACGAGGAGCGTAGTGCTCCTCCTTAGCTCGACGATGGCGTCGAGCACCGCCTGGCCCTCGGCGTTGGTGGAGCGCTCCATGGCCACGATGCGCATCGGGTAGGAGGCGCGGCTGATCTCAAACCGGTCGGGGGAGACGACCAGCAGCTCCGGTTCGCCCGCCGAGGAGACCGGAGCGCTGAGGATCACGCGGGCCTGCGTCTCACTCAGGGTGTGCTCGGCTGGCGAGGGGGGCGCGAAGGCATCGAGTGAGACTTCGGCCGCAGGGGGCGCGACGCCCAGCGCGCCTAGATCGCTGATGCGCGGGCAGTCGGCCACTCCGGGCTCCGGGGTTATCCTGGTCCGGGAGCGGGCACCTTCACCTGCCCTCGCCCGCAGGCTGCGCACGCTCTGGAGGTGCGCGCAGGCTCGGGCGGGCTGCCCGCTGAAGAGACGTCCGCGGGCCAGCAGCTCCTGAACGTCAACGCTCTGCGGGGCGCTGTCGACCACGCCTGAGAGCACCGTGCGGGCGCGTTCATCCTCGCCAGTCCAGGTCAGGTAGTGGCTGTAGAAGAGGAGCGCGTCGGGATCGAGGCGGTCGTACTCCAACCAGTCTCCGAGCTCGATACGCGCGCGGCCTCCGGTGTAGCGGATGTGATCATCGACCAGGCGGCGCCGCAGGTCGCGACGGCTGCGGTCGCGGGTGATGTCCCGGGCCAGCTCGCCGGCGGTGCGAGACAAGGCGGATCGCCGCCCCCGGGGGGCACCGCCGGCTCGCAACTTCCGGTCCATGTGCAGGGTCACCTCCGAGGTCGGCGAAGTCGGCGAGGTGGGCTCGGGGGGACGGTGCACAGGAGGAGAGGACGTGGGCCGACGCGATGTGGGCTGACTGCCGTAGAGAGGAATGAAATCAACGCCCTCGTTGTCGCCGGTGGCGGGCTCTTCAAGAGCACCGCCGCGCATGATCGTGCGCGCAGGGCGAGCGCTGCGCTCACGTCTGGGTGTGTCGTGCGCGCGGCGTGCCTTCACCGTGTTGGGGGGCCCTGGCGCAGCCTGTTGTGGCTCGGCGTTGGCCTGCTTCGGCTCGGCGCGGGAGCCGCCGCGCATGCCGAGGTCGGCTGGCGTTCCACCGGACATCGCGATGTTACCGGACGCGGCCATGTTAGCGCGCGACGTGCTCGTAGAGGGAGCTTGCCGCGAGGGGAACACGTCCAGTGTAAGGGTGCCTGATGGCGTTGGAGGCGGGGGACGAAACCCGGGGAACTGACCTGAATCTCCGCGGACAAACTCGATAGGTTCCACGGCGCGGGGTTGCTCGCGACGGCGCGCCTGCGTCTCGATCTCACTCTCCAGCACGACCCAGGTCGTCAGGGGGCTGAGCACGCTGTGGTATTTGGAGAGCGCGATGGTCAGGGCGTCACTGCGCTCGGGGTCGTCGGGGCGCATGGCGCTGAGCCGGGCGATCTCTTCGCTGGCCCAGAGGGCGGGCAGGTGCAGGGCGGCGGAGTGTTGCCAGCGGGCCGGCCGGAGCTGGGAGGTCCATTCCCAGGGCTCACCGCGACGTTGACCGCTGACGCGCACCTCAAGGGGCACATCGTTTTGCAACGCCTTGAGCGGGAGCCGACCATAGAGCACGAGCTCTTCGCCGGCGCGCAGCGAGGGGGGCGCAGGGAAAGGGATCACCTCGGCCGGAGCACTGACGTGAACCTCGATGTCGCGGAGTGATTCGGCGAGCAGGCGCTCGAGCACCCGCCAGGCATTGGCAGTAGGGCCGCGGCTCGGGTCCAGCACCACCGGCTCGCCGCCACCAAGGCTGCGCGCGAGCAGGCGCTGGGCGTCGCGGTTGACCGCCCCGCCCGGGTCGACCACATGCAGGTGCACGCCGAGCTCTTTAAAGGTGGGCGCGAGCTCATCGACGATCGTGGCGACTTCGAGCGGCCCCACGCTGGTGTGCGCGTCGGTGATGTAGACCACGCTCATCGGCGGCGTGGCCCTGCCCTCACCGGAGCGCGCCCGCGCCACTTCCAGAATAGCGCGAAGGGTCTCCAGGGTGTTCTGGGCACCGCCCTGCTTCATCTCTTTTAGAGCCTCGCGCAAGGACGCATCGGCCGCGGTGGTCCAGCCCTCCCCCAGCACCTCGCAGGCCTCCGCGCAGCTCAGGGCGGCGACGCGGCGAGGAGCCTCCATCTCGGTGAGAAGGGCTCGGCCCAGGCGTTGTTGTGCGGTAAGCAGCGTCGCCTCGCTGCGGTACGAGGCATCAAAAACCAGCAGCACGTCGTCCGGATCGTGGGCCACGCTCAAGGGAAGGGGCGGACGCACGCGCAGGAGCATATAGGCGTCTTCGTCGGGCTGACGCGGCTCGACAAAGACCCGGCCGCTGATCGCCTCGCTTCGCTCGGCGTGCTGCACCTCCACCACAAAGTCGCCCTCCGACCAGAAGTCCTCACGCATCATCGTCACGTGGGCATACTCCGGCCCACCGGGCCTGGCGGAAGGGTTGAGCGCGGCTTCATAGCCCGAGACCTGCACCGCGTCGGCGGGCACGTCGTAGAGTTTAAGACTGAAGCCGACCTCCTCGATGGGATCCTGGGCGATGCCCATGGGGTAAGCATAGCGGTAGCCGCCGGCCGAGGGCTCCAGGCGGTGATAAAACCCGATGCGCACGCTGGCCTGAGCGTCAGGTGGCACACTGCCCAGCCGCAGCTCTCCGCGGGAGGTGGTGCCCTGGTCGAGCTGGGCCTGCTGCAGCCCGAGCGCTCTTGCGGCTGCCCAGGTCCTCTTCGCCTCTTCGCGCGTCTCCATGCGCGCCTCGCGCCAGGCGTTATCAGCGCCGACCTTCATCGCCATACGCGTGAGCACCGCTCCGGGGGGAAGCGCAAAGGTGTAGGTGGCGTCGAGCGCGGCGCGGCCCCGGTTGGCAAAGGTCTCCTCGACCTCGGTGTAGGCCACCGGCCCGTGGATGCCGGCGCGCACCTCCATCTTCAGGTGCTCGACCGGAGGCTGCTCAAGCACCTTGCCAGCATGGAGGGTGCGCAGGTTGCCGAGGCGGCGCACCTGCGAGCCCAGGGGTTCTTCGCGCTCCTGCCCGGCGAAGATGTGATCGAGGTGCAGCGGCGGAAGTTCCACCAGGCTGCCATCGGCCTCGATGCGCAGAGGGAGTGCGCGCGTAAGCGCGCGCTCCTCCTTTGCGGTGCGCACAGTCGCCTGCCCCTCGCGAAGCGTGAGCTCGGAGATGTCGTGGTTGCGCGCGATCTTCACGCGGCCTGCAAGTGTCAGCGCCCTCCCCTCCCCCAGGCTCACCTCAAGCGGGGCGTCGAGAGCGTCGACCCACACGCCCCCGTCGAGCACCTCCGCGGTCGGCGTCTTCCTGGTGCCCAACACCACCGCGGCGCCGGCGGAAAGCACCAGCTTCTGGCCCCCGGGCAAGGTGAGGTGCTGCGTCGATCCGTAGACCGCCTCCACCCGCTCCCCCGGAGCCACCACCGCGGGGATCAGGCGTTCCCGCTCCACCTCTCCCCGCGCCGGAACGCTGACCACATGCGCCTGCCAGGTGGCCGGCCCCTCGATAAGGTCGCGAACCTGCTCGCACCCCGTAGCGCTCAGCATCGCTCCCAATCCCAGAATCACCAGCCAGTGGTGTGCGCCTCGCATACGTGCCCCGTGTGGTCGCCGTCCTCGTGAGTTGAATGGGGGAGTATAGCGGAGATGGGGGGCGTGTGCAGGGGGCGAATGGCCAGAAGAGTGTGCCCACGCTACGCACCTCACGCGCGGCCTCGTGCCCCTTGCCCAGCACACCTCTCCCCTCGCCGGAGACACAACGCGCGTTTTGCCCCCCCCCCCATTGCCCCCTTTCGGGTATGATCTTTTGAAAGGTCTGCCGCCTACCGACATTTTCAGGGATACACCGAGCTCAACTTAATAGACTTCCATCTCCTCGTCCTGCTCGTCGAGGATATTGGACTCGGCCAACCGGCGCATGAAGTCGTCGGCATCAGCAGAGCGCGCATCCACGAGCTGACCGGCTTTGAGATCAGGGAAGACATAACGCCGAGAATTCTCCCCGACGATCGTCGAGTACGCGTGGCCGCGCTGCTCGAATTCAGCGAGCACCCTGTTGCACTCCTGCAGGTTGAGTTTGCTCTTTAAAGCCAGCATCGTCGCGCTGAGCTCGCCCCCCCCTTTTTGCGCGAGTTGAAGCACGTAACGCTCCAGATCCTCAGGAAGCTCCAGACGCTCCTCCGCCTGCCCGCTCTGGCGAGCTTTCATACCCAGAGCGACAGCCGCAAGCAGCACACCGAATGCGATGGCAGCAACGCCAACCATTCCAGTGTCGCTTCCCCCGCTGTCGATAAAGCCGTACACGGAAGCAAGCAGGCAGGGCGAGACGGCCAGGACCAGTGTGACCGACCAGGCCATCCAGACGCGAGCGCGACGTTTTTGATGTTCGGGGCGTGGCAACATAAAAAGCTCTGGGATATAGGGTCACGCTATCATGGCAAAAAACATCAAAACCAGGGAGCATACTGAGCGCATCCCTGACCCATCTTTTACACCGTGGACTCGCGAAACTCTTCGAAGATAAACACAAGGCTTCCGTCCCCGTCGACCTGCGAGCGCGCGATGCTCAGCGCCTCGAAATGCTCGAGGACCTCACGGCAACCTTCCAGATTGAGCGAGGTCGCCATGGCGAGTTCTCCAGCCCGGAGTAGCCCCTTACGTTTGCGCGCGAGCTTCAGCACCCGACGTTCCACGCCCTCAAGAAGCTGTGGCGCTTCGAGCTGTTCGCGAGCCAGACGCACCTCATTCTGCAACGCAAATGTGGGCGCACCAAAGACCAGCAACCCCCCGATGGCGATGACGTACGCGCCAGGCAAGTTGCCATCCATACCGATGTTAAGGGCCAGGCCCAGCGCCCCTATAAGAAACGCCACATTTAGGACCAAGATTGCTTTTATTGTAGCGCGACGGGCCGCCCAGACATCTCGCCCAAAGACGTCTTCAACTTCATCGTCTTCAGGATCCACATCGCTGCCCGTGTCCGGCGTATCAAGAGCATAGATCCAGGCGAAGATCCACATCACTGCGAACACGCCCCCCAGAACAACCTCCCATTGCCCGGCCAACAACAGAACAATAGCCGCCCCCACCCCTGAAAGAGCCAAGCCTTTAGCGCCCAACTCCTTATAGAGATAGCCGGAAATAAATAAAAAACTCGTAATACCGCATGCCCACATAGGCTTCCCTTAACTCAAATTTTCGTCCGTTACTATCGAGCCGAACACATCGAACAAACAAACGTAAAAAGCCCCTCACATCATGCATCAAGGGTGGCAAAACGTGTGAATCTCTACGAGCCCCCGACGCGAAAGCGACATACGCGTTCGCAACGAGCAGGGTATAAAGGGGCACATATTCGTACCCCAACTGGCTGCCGAACTCTACGCAATTCCCCAAAAAAAGTTACAATCGTCCCCCCCCCCTGCCCCTCACTCATCAAAATCCCGCAAATGCCGCCTTCTCCCGTCCCGTCGCGGCCCGGAGCGCTTGGACTGGCAGGGCACACACAGGGTCGCCCAGGGCATCAGCTCCAGGCGGCGCAGGGGGATCGGCTCGTCGCAGTCCAGACACAGCCCGAACTCCTCGGGGTCGGCGGCCATGCGCGCTAGCGCCGCCTCGATCTTGCGCAGCTCTTCGACGCGCATGCGGTTTCGCTTCGAGGCGATCACCTGGTTCATCTCGTTGAGGGGCTGCTCGTCTTCATCGGCGTGCTCCACCGCCGAGGGACGGTTGGGGTCGACGCCGATGTCGCCCTGGGTCATCAGCTCGGCGCGGCGAGCGGTGAGGCGCTCGCGAAGGATTTTGAGATCGTCGTCTTCCACAGGCGTTTTTGCTCCAAAACGTAGATTGAAGAGGTCGGCCACCGGCCGGATTCGCAACCTGAAGATGTATCGCGCTTGACCTTTGAGCTCAACGCTGTCACAAGCCGCCTCTGCCGAGCACGCGATCACGCGTCGCTCGAGTCTTCCAGAGAGCTAAGCGCCGGGCACACCTGCCGATTTCCCGGGCGCGCTATCCTTTTGCTCCGATGCTCCCGCAAGCGACATCGCCAAAAAAAGGATCTGGCTCGTTCCGACGCCATGAACAGACGTGGATGGTGCTGCTGCTCTCAACGCAGCGGACACGCCATCCACGCCAGCTCACGGCGTCATTTCCTTTTACGGCATCACGGGAGTTTCTATGAGCACCTCTGTCGACGCTTCGGCGTCTACCCCCACGTCTACCTTTCGCGAGCTGGGCCTGAGCGACGCTATTTTGAGCGCGGTCAGCGAGGCCGGCTACGACCAGCCCACCCCGATTCAGGCCGGCGCGATTCCGCTGCTTTTGGCCGGCCATGACATCATCGGTCAGGCGCGCACCGGCACCGGTAAGACGGCGGCCTTTGCCCTGCCGATGCTCAGCGCCATCGATCTCAACGTGGGTGCGGTCCAGGGCCTGGTCCTGACCCCGACGCGCGAGCTGGCCATTCAGATCGCCGAGGCCATGGAGACCTACGCCAGCCACCGCCCCGGCCTGCGCATTCTGCCGGTTTACGGAGGCACCTCGATCGTGGGTCAGCTCCATGACCTGCGTCGCGGTGTGCACGTGGTGGTGGGCACTCCGGGTCGCGTCCTCGATCACCTGCGTCGCCAGAGCCTGCGCCTGGACCAGGTGCGCGCGCTGGTGCTCGATGAGGCCGACGAGATGCTGCGCATGGGCTTTATCGACGACGTTGAGGCGATTCTGGAGGCCACACCCAAAGAGCGCCGCACCGCGCTCTTCTCGGCGACGATGCCGCGCGCCATTGAGGCCGTGGCCCAGAAGCACCTGGAGCAGCCCCGCAGCGTGACCATCGCCTCGCAGGCCGAGGCGACCATCGAGCAGCGCTTTATTCGCCTGCGCTACCCGGAGAAACTCTTCGCGCTCGACCGCCTGCTTCGCGCCAGCGACCACGAGGGCGTGCTCGTGTTTGCCCAGCGCCGCGCCGACACCGAAGAGATCGCCCAAAAGCTCAACGAGCTCGGCCACCGCGCTCAAGCCCTCAACGGGGATCTCGGTCAGCATCAGCGTGAGCTGGTCGTCAACCGCCTGCGGGAGCGCCAGCTCGATGTGGTCGTGGGCACCGACGTGGCCGCCCGCGGTCTGGACGTTGACCACTTAAGCCTGGTCGTCAACTACGACCTGCCCTTCGACGTGGATACCTACACCCACCGCGTCGGCCGCACCGGCCGCGCCGGGCGCGAAGGCATGGCGGTGAGCCTGATCTCCAACCGGCAGATGGCGTTCATTCGCCAGGTCGAACGCAAGATGAAGGTCAACGTCACCCCGATGCAGATCCCCTCGGCGGCCGATGTGGAGCGCCGTGCCGTTGAAGAGCACGCCGGCAAGCTGCGAAAGATCCTCAGCGAGAAGCCCCAGGAGCTCTCCCCTCACTACGACCTGGTCAAAGCCCTGGTCGATGAGGGCTTCCACATGACGGAGGTCGCCGCAGCCGCCTCGCTGCTGGCCGCCGGCGACGCCCTGCAGCCCCCGACGATGGCCGACCTCAACGCCATCACCCCCAGCTCGCATCGCGCCTCCAACGACAAAAAGAGCCGCTCCTCGAAGCATCGCGGCCGCTCCCAAGGTCGCGGCTCGCGCAGCTCGAAGTCCTCGCGCACCTCGACACCCTCACATGCCGCCAAGGCCTCGCACAGCGAGCGTCGCAAGAGCTCCGGGCGCAACGCCTCGCGCAGCACCCGTAAAAAGTTCAGCCATCGCAAAGGGCCCAAGCCCCCGCGCGATTGATGTTTTCAATCAGGGAGCTGCGGCTGTGAGTTTTCAGTGATGCCATCGAAGGTGCAGACATGACCTCAAGGATGGCTCACAGCCCATAAAAAAACCGGCGCTTCCGCGCCGGTTTTTTTTGTTCATGTCAAGGAGGTGAACTCGACCTCCTGCCCCTTCACAAACGCCAGGATGATGTTCAATCCACCGCAGGCGTCGCCACCGCCATCCGGGGCACCGGGCTGACCGAGCGCACCTCCCAACCCGAAGCGCTCAACAGATCGCGAAGCCCCTGCGGGGGTCGCTCCCCGGCGACCTCCGCCTTGAGCGGACGTTCGGCCACATAGGTGGAGACCGTATACGAGGACCACTCCCCATCACTGCACGCATAGCAGGCGCCAAAGGCGTAATGCTGCTCGGCCATAAGACGGCCCTCCTCGGCGTCCCAGGAGGGCGAGAGCGCCACGAGCTCAGCGTCTTCGGCGGCAACCTCCACGTCTTCCTCCAGACCGAGCTTCAACCCTTCAAAGCTCTCCGCCCCCAGCGCCGCGCTCAGCGCTTCGATCTCCACTTTCACCGGTTGGCCGCCGCTGAAGTCCATGGCGATCTGCTCACACTCCACCCCCGGGTGGGCCGCGCCGCAGTAGTACGAATCCACACACAGCGTCACCAGCCCCACGCTTCCGACCGCACCGACAGGCGTCATCGACACCTCCCACCAGCGATCATCGGGGGCCATCGTCGTCTCTTCAGGAGCCCATGACTCGCCGGTGGTGTCATTGACAAAACGCCCGGTTATCGCCGCCCGGTCCGTCATGCAGGCTTTCGGGTCGGCCGCCTCGGCCCCCTCCATCATCTGCTCGGAGACACAGCCGCAGTCGGGCTGCGCCACCTGGCGGGAGCCCTCCTCCCAGCGCCACATCCCGGTAGCCCCGGGCACCACCAGTCCGGCAAAGGCCGAGTGCTGGGAGCCCAGCCCGTCGTAGACGCGGGTCTCCAACTCCCCATCGCTCACCACGGTGACCGCGTAGCGTGCATTGGCCGCACGGCTCTCCTCATCCTCAACCGGTGCGCGTGCCGAGGCGACCTCACTCGTGCCATCATCGCCGCCCCGGTCCGCCGCACACCCCACGCCGACCACCGTCATCAGCAGCGCCACGCCAAACCATCCTCTGCCACCTTTCATGCCATCCTCCCGAGTCATTTCATTCCATCGTTGCGCCAGCGTCAGACGCGCCGCCCCCGCATTACGGACCACCTCTATAAGAGCCAGCGCAGCCCGCTCTCTTCCCGCAGCGTTTATGCCTGACCCACTCTCCCCCCGAGGTCCCCTACCAGTCCCGACGCTTGGGTGCCTTCCTCAACGCCTTCTTCTCCCCCTGGCGCCTCTTCTCCTCCACTCGCCGACGCCTGGCCGCGCGCGAGGGCTTGGTGCTCACCCGGCGTTTGGGGCGCTGCAAGGCTTTATGCACCCGCTCAGCCATGCGCTTTCGCACGTCCTCCCTGTTCCGATGCTGACTGCGCGTCTCACTCGACGCCATCATCATCACCCCCTCTTCGTTGATGTATCCCGACAAACGCGCCATCACTCGCCGCTTCTGCGCCTCATCAAGCGCGGTGGTCTGCGCCACCGGCCAGTGCAGAATGACCCGCGTATTCGACGTGTTCGCATGTTGCCCCCCAGGCCCCCCCGAGCGCGTGCTCGTAAAGTAGAGCTCCCAGCCCGGGATCACCACGCCATCGCCAACCTCTAAATCGTCTTCGCTGCCCATCGTCTCTTGCCTTCGCTGCGCTCTTTGATTCCAACCAACGCGCCCAAAGGTGCACGCCACCCGGCATGATTTCAAGGCATCGCCCCGAGCCCCTCCAGGCCAGAAGAGCGCTGACAGTCACCCGAGGCTGCGCTACACCCCTGCATGCACCCTGTGACCTGCCCCCCTGTTACCCCTTCCATCTCGGAGCCCCCATGAC
The sequence above is drawn from the Lujinxingia sediminis genome and encodes:
- a CDS encoding VIT domain-containing protein; this translates as MRGAHHWLVILGLGAMLSATGCEQVRDLIEGPATWQAHVVSVPARGEVERERLIPAVVAPGERVEAVYGSTQHLTLPGGQKLVLSAGAAVVLGTRKTPTAEVLDGGVWVDALDAPLEVSLGEGRALTLAGRVKIARNHDISELTLREGQATVRTAKEERALTRALPLRIEADGSLVELPPLHLDHIFAGQEREEPLGSQVRRLGNLRTLHAGKVLEQPPVEHLKMEVRAGIHGPVAYTEVEETFANRGRAALDATYTFALPPGAVLTRMAMKVGADNAWREARMETREEAKRTWAAARALGLQQAQLDQGTTSRGELRLGSVPPDAQASVRIGFYHRLEPSAGGYRYAYPMGIAQDPIEEVGFSLKLYDVPADAVQVSGYEAALNPSARPGGPEYAHVTMMREDFWSEGDFVVEVQHAERSEAISGRVFVEPRQPDEDAYMLLRVRPPLPLSVAHDPDDVLLVFDASYRSEATLLTAQQRLGRALLTEMEAPRRVAALSCAEACEVLGEGWTTAADASLREALKEMKQGGAQNTLETLRAILEVARARSGEGRATPPMSVVYITDAHTSVGPLEVATIVDELAPTFKELGVHLHVVDPGGAVNRDAQRLLARSLGGGEPVVLDPSRGPTANAWRVLERLLAESLRDIEVHVSAPAEVIPFPAPPSLRAGEELVLYGRLPLKALQNDVPLEVRVSGQRRGEPWEWTSQLRPARWQHSAALHLPALWASEEIARLSAMRPDDPERSDALTIALSKYHSVLSPLTTWVVLESEIETQARRREQPRAVEPIEFVRGDSGQFPGFRPPPPTPSGTLTLDVFPSRQAPSTSTSRANMAASGNIAMSGGTPADLGMRGGSRAEPKQANAEPQQAAPGPPNTVKARRAHDTPRRERSARPARTIMRGGALEEPATGDNEGVDFIPLYGSQPTSRRPTSSPPVHRPPEPTSPTSPTSEVTLHMDRKLRAGGAPRGRRSALSRTAGELARDITRDRSRRDLRRRLVDDHIRYTGGRARIELGDWLEYDRLDPDALLFYSHYLTWTGEDERARTVLSGVVDSAPQSVDVQELLARGRLFSGQPARACAHLQSVRSLRARAGEGARSRTRITPEPGVADCPRISDLGALGVAPPAAEVSLDAFAPPSPAEHTLSETQARVILSAPVSSAGEPELLVVSPDRFEISRASYPMRIVAMERSTNAEGQAVLDAIVELRRSTTLLVYARAPEGTRAQVLTADGTSEQVIFPEVLNGLAYVITARRSR
- a CDS encoding DEAD/DEAH box helicase, translating into MSTSVDASASTPTSTFRELGLSDAILSAVSEAGYDQPTPIQAGAIPLLLAGHDIIGQARTGTGKTAAFALPMLSAIDLNVGAVQGLVLTPTRELAIQIAEAMETYASHRPGLRILPVYGGTSIVGQLHDLRRGVHVVVGTPGRVLDHLRRQSLRLDQVRALVLDEADEMLRMGFIDDVEAILEATPKERRTALFSATMPRAIEAVAQKHLEQPRSVTIASQAEATIEQRFIRLRYPEKLFALDRLLRASDHEGVLVFAQRRADTEEIAQKLNELGHRAQALNGDLGQHQRELVVNRLRERQLDVVVGTDVAARGLDVDHLSLVVNYDLPFDVDTYTHRVGRTGRAGREGMAVSLISNRQMAFIRQVERKMKVNVTPMQIPSAADVERRAVEEHAGKLRKILSEKPQELSPHYDLVKALVDEGFHMTEVAAAASLLAAGDALQPPTMADLNAITPSSHRASNDKKSRSSKHRGRSQGRGSRSSKSSRTSTPSHAAKASHSERRKSSGRNASRSTRKKFSHRKGPKPPRD
- a CDS encoding carboxypeptidase regulatory-like domain-containing protein, coding for MTSTSPKKRYLAGIVLVLGALVLGALMLRALGPDAEQAPPRAQTERAALRGRVLTDEGRPLAGATVEAGTQRATSDAQGRFALARREADATTLDLTHPKYVRGGVGTLGAVPLAAHDQSAELELVMHRPARLAGRVTLEGQPVVGADIGLVYTGARGLRGEELPPHTFSNLTQTHARGHFELPRVAAGELTISVETALTDVPYAESQTLTLSPGESVTDLQIELRPITGLRGGVRTDQGDPLVAELTLVGPGGSRQGRSQSDGSFRFEGLEPGAYTLSASARGHFPDTVGPFDVEARAMADQEVVLERGQGLFGRVLNPEGQPQSGFVIATYARDSRSLQADRNGVFMWPDAPDETFTLRATASQYTASFEKRARLGQAVVLELRPGGEFSGTVLGPRGRPLTSYTIAIAEMEVPPPHPFNARNIAPVEVNDAAGRFTIGPLAPGFYTLKASAPGLASATSELLEVRIGRTTPRVNLQLHEGASVAGVVRDAITDAPVPAAELLLLESSTVLAPRSTIANPSGRFALAELPPGRVTLRVRARGYGTELVAGLELESGEELIHDIVLTPTDELEPALAFYGIGTSLHRERRHIIISSVMPGSSAEEAGLMPGDRITSVDGRSTQRLSLNQVIELIRGQEGTPITLGISRLGEGDFVVGIARRRVQVLH
- a CDS encoding TraR/DksA family transcriptional regulator, whose amino-acid sequence is MADLFNLRFGAKTPVEDDDLKILRERLTARRAELMTQGDIGVDPNRPSAVEHADEDEQPLNEMNQVIASKRNRMRVEELRKIEAALARMAADPEEFGLCLDCDEPIPLRRLELMPWATLCVPCQSKRSGPRRDGRRRHLRDFDE
- the arfB gene encoding alternative ribosome rescue aminoacyl-tRNA hydrolase ArfB, with the translated sequence MGSEDDLEVGDGVVIPGWELYFTSTRSGGPGGQHANTSNTRVILHWPVAQTTALDEAQKRRVMARLSGYINEEGVMMMASSETRSQHRNREDVRKRMAERVHKALQRPKRRVSTKPSRAARRRRVEEKRRQGEKKALRKAPKRRDW